A genomic segment from Schistocerca piceifrons isolate TAMUIC-IGC-003096 chromosome 4, iqSchPice1.1, whole genome shotgun sequence encodes:
- the LOC124795799 gene encoding dopamine receptor 2-like, protein MDAAAGNLTAVNATAAPGAGAASGPEELWQTLVRERAPLAALLLLFSAATVFGNGLVIVAVARERYLHTATNYFVTSLAVADCLVGLVVMPFSAAYEVANHAWFFGIDWCDAWRSLDVLASTASILNLCVISLDRYWAITDPFSYPARMTGRRAAALITAVWVCSGAISFPAIAWWRAVRPEHVPPYKCPFTENLSYLIFSSTISFYLPLFVMVFTYYRIYRAAVVQTRSLKLGTKQHTQLVITHSQVLRKD, encoded by the exons ATGGACGCCGCCGCCGGCAACCTGACGGCGGTCAACGCGACGGCCGCCCCCGGTGCCGGCGCCGCCTCCGGCCCGGAGGAACTGTGGCAGACGCTGGTGCGCGAGCGGGCGCCGttggccgcgctgctgctgctcttCTCTGCGGCCACCGTCTTCGGCAACGGGCTCGTTATCGTGGCGGTGGCGCGCGAGCGCTACCTCCACACCGCCACCAACTATTTCGTCACGTCGCTTGCCGTCGCCGACTGCCTCGTCGGGCTCGTCGTGATGCCGTTCAGCGCCGCCTACGAGGTCGCCAACCACGCGTGGTTCTTCGGAATAGACTGGTGCGACGCGTGGCGCTCGCTGGACGTGCTGGCGAGCACGGCGTCCATCCTGAACCTTTGCGTCATCTCGCTGGACCGCTACTGGGCCATCACGGACCCTTTCTCGTACCCCGCGCGGATGACGGGGCGGCGCGCGGCAGCGCTCATCACGGCCGTGTGGGTGTGCTCCGGCGCCATCTCGTTCCCCGCCATCGCGTGGTGGCGCGCCGTGCGGCCCGAGCACGTGCCGCCCTACAAGTGCCCCTTCACCGAGAACCTCAGCTACCTCATCTTCTCATCCACCATCTCCTTCTACCTGCCGCTCTTCGTCATGGTGTTCACCTACTACCGCATCTACCGCGCTGCCGTCGTCCAGACGCGGTCGCTCAAGCTGGGCACCAAGCAG CATACGCAGCTTGTTATCACACATTCGCAAGTACTTCGCAAAGAC